In the Pygocentrus nattereri isolate fPygNat1 chromosome 19, fPygNat1.pri, whole genome shotgun sequence genome, one interval contains:
- the LOC108441794 gene encoding galanin receptor type 1 isoform X2 — MMMNSTEGNGTEGSGAQLALEIGAENVATLLVFALIFALGLLGNAVVITVLARSRPGRARSTTNIFILNLSVADLSYLLFCVPFQATVYVLPTWVLGAFACKFVHYFFTVSMLVSIFTLSAMSVDRYVAIVRARSSSSVRVARNALLAVLVIWLLSLAMAGPVAYYQRIIERADNATYCWELWPQAHHKKIYVVCTFVFGYVLPLLLISFCYARVLNHLSKKLKNMSKKSEASKRKTAQTVLVVVVVFCLSWLPHHVVHLWVEFGSFPLNQASFIFRVVAHCLAYSNSSVNPIIYAFLSENFRKAYKQVFKCQITRFWSRLED, encoded by the exons ATGATGATGAACTCCACTGAAGGGAACGGCACGGAAGGCTCCGGCGCGCAGCTCGCCCTGGAGATTGGAGCTGAAAACGTGGCCACTCTGTTGGTGTTTGCGCTGATCTTTGCATTGGGCCTGCTGGGCAACGCTGTGGTCATCACGGTGCTGGCCCGCAGCCGGCCGGGCCGAGCCCGCAGCACCACCAACATCTTCATCCTGAATCTGAGCGTGGCCGACCTGTCCTACCTGCTCTTCTGCGTGCCCTTCCAGGCCACCGTCTATGTTTTGCCCACTTGGGTGCTGGGCGCCTTCGCCTGCAAGTTTGTCCACTACTTTTTCACCGTCTCCATGCTGGTCAGCATCTTCACGCTGTCTGCCATGTCTGTGGACCGCTACGTGGCCATCGTACGCGCACGCAGCTCCTCGTCTGTGCGCGTGGCCCGGAATGCCCTGCTGGCTGTCCTGGTCATCTGGCTGTTGTCTCTGGCCATGGCGGGACCAGTTGCCTATTACCAACGTATCATCGAACGAGCAGACAATGCCACCTACTGCTGGGAGCTGTGGCCACAGGCGCATCACAAGAAGATCTACGTGGTGTGCACCTTCGTGTTCGGATACGTGTTGCCACTGCTGCTTATCTCATTCTGCTATGCCAGG GTTTTAAATCACTTGAGCAAAAAGCTCAAAAACATGTCCAAAAAATCTGAGGCTTCTAAAAGGAAG ACGGCGCAGACGGTgttagtggtagtggtggtttTTTGTCTCTCCTGGCTTCCCCACCATGTGGTGCACCTGTGGGTGGAGTTTGGCTCCTTCCCCCTAAACCAGGCCTCCTTCATTTTTCGGGTGGTTGCCCACTGCCTCGCCTACAGCAACTCCTCCGTCAACCCCATCATCTATGCCTTCCTCTCTGAAAACTTCAGAAAGGCCTACAAGCAGGTGTTCAAGTGCCAAATCACCA GGTTTTGGAGCAGACTGGAGGATTAG
- the LOC108441794 gene encoding galanin receptor type 1 isoform X3 has protein sequence MMMNSTEGNGTEGSGAQLALEIGAENVATLLVFALIFALGLLGNAVVITVLARSRPGRARSTTNIFILNLSVADLSYLLFCVPFQATVYVLPTWVLGAFACKFVHYFFTVSMLVSIFTLSAMSVDRYVAIVRARSSSSVRVARNALLAVLVIWLLSLAMAGPVAYYQRIIERADNATYCWELWPQAHHKKIYVVCTFVFGYVLPLLLISFCYARVLNHLSKKLKNMSKKSEASKRKIFCNI, from the exons ATGATGATGAACTCCACTGAAGGGAACGGCACGGAAGGCTCCGGCGCGCAGCTCGCCCTGGAGATTGGAGCTGAAAACGTGGCCACTCTGTTGGTGTTTGCGCTGATCTTTGCATTGGGCCTGCTGGGCAACGCTGTGGTCATCACGGTGCTGGCCCGCAGCCGGCCGGGCCGAGCCCGCAGCACCACCAACATCTTCATCCTGAATCTGAGCGTGGCCGACCTGTCCTACCTGCTCTTCTGCGTGCCCTTCCAGGCCACCGTCTATGTTTTGCCCACTTGGGTGCTGGGCGCCTTCGCCTGCAAGTTTGTCCACTACTTTTTCACCGTCTCCATGCTGGTCAGCATCTTCACGCTGTCTGCCATGTCTGTGGACCGCTACGTGGCCATCGTACGCGCACGCAGCTCCTCGTCTGTGCGCGTGGCCCGGAATGCCCTGCTGGCTGTCCTGGTCATCTGGCTGTTGTCTCTGGCCATGGCGGGACCAGTTGCCTATTACCAACGTATCATCGAACGAGCAGACAATGCCACCTACTGCTGGGAGCTGTGGCCACAGGCGCATCACAAGAAGATCTACGTGGTGTGCACCTTCGTGTTCGGATACGTGTTGCCACTGCTGCTTATCTCATTCTGCTATGCCAGG GTTTTAAATCACTTGAGCAAAAAGCTCAAAAACATGTCCAAAAAATCTGAGGCTTCTAAAAGGAAG
- the LOC108441794 gene encoding galanin receptor type 1 isoform X1, with protein MMMNSTEGNGTEGSGAQLALEIGAENVATLLVFALIFALGLLGNAVVITVLARSRPGRARSTTNIFILNLSVADLSYLLFCVPFQATVYVLPTWVLGAFACKFVHYFFTVSMLVSIFTLSAMSVDRYVAIVRARSSSSVRVARNALLAVLVIWLLSLAMAGPVAYYQRIIERADNATYCWELWPQAHHKKIYVVCTFVFGYVLPLLLISFCYARVLNHLSKKLKNMSKKSEASKRKTAQTVLVVVVVFCLSWLPHHVVHLWVEFGSFPLNQASFIFRVVAHCLAYSNSSVNPIIYAFLSENFRKAYKQVFKCQITSESPLNDIKEVRSKAETPPSTNCTNV; from the exons ATGATGATGAACTCCACTGAAGGGAACGGCACGGAAGGCTCCGGCGCGCAGCTCGCCCTGGAGATTGGAGCTGAAAACGTGGCCACTCTGTTGGTGTTTGCGCTGATCTTTGCATTGGGCCTGCTGGGCAACGCTGTGGTCATCACGGTGCTGGCCCGCAGCCGGCCGGGCCGAGCCCGCAGCACCACCAACATCTTCATCCTGAATCTGAGCGTGGCCGACCTGTCCTACCTGCTCTTCTGCGTGCCCTTCCAGGCCACCGTCTATGTTTTGCCCACTTGGGTGCTGGGCGCCTTCGCCTGCAAGTTTGTCCACTACTTTTTCACCGTCTCCATGCTGGTCAGCATCTTCACGCTGTCTGCCATGTCTGTGGACCGCTACGTGGCCATCGTACGCGCACGCAGCTCCTCGTCTGTGCGCGTGGCCCGGAATGCCCTGCTGGCTGTCCTGGTCATCTGGCTGTTGTCTCTGGCCATGGCGGGACCAGTTGCCTATTACCAACGTATCATCGAACGAGCAGACAATGCCACCTACTGCTGGGAGCTGTGGCCACAGGCGCATCACAAGAAGATCTACGTGGTGTGCACCTTCGTGTTCGGATACGTGTTGCCACTGCTGCTTATCTCATTCTGCTATGCCAGG GTTTTAAATCACTTGAGCAAAAAGCTCAAAAACATGTCCAAAAAATCTGAGGCTTCTAAAAGGAAG ACGGCGCAGACGGTgttagtggtagtggtggtttTTTGTCTCTCCTGGCTTCCCCACCATGTGGTGCACCTGTGGGTGGAGTTTGGCTCCTTCCCCCTAAACCAGGCCTCCTTCATTTTTCGGGTGGTTGCCCACTGCCTCGCCTACAGCAACTCCTCCGTCAACCCCATCATCTATGCCTTCCTCTCTGAAAACTTCAGAAAGGCCTACAAGCAGGTGTTCAAGTGCCAAATCACCAGTGAGTCGCCACTAAATGACATCAAGGAGGTCCGCAGTAAAGCTGAAACCCCTCCCTCCACTAACTGCACTAATGTCTGA